From the genome of Amycolatopsis sp. NBC_01488, one region includes:
- a CDS encoding phytoene desaturase family protein — translation MDSYDVVVVGGGHNGLVAAAYLARAGRSVLVLERRGETGGAAVSFRAFDGVDVRLSRYSYLVSLLPRKIVADLGLDVRLLRRRMSSYTPTGDSGLLVDTGDGGRTAASFRAVTGSAADFAAWRRFSQLTGGVAGRVFGTLTEPLLSEVDFRDRVGDAEAWSVLFERPIGETLTSWFGDDTVRGVVLTDALIGTFAAAGEGGLRQNRCLLYHVIGNGTGDWDVPVGGMGAVTGSLAAVAAAAGARLVTGAEVLSLDPDGEVRYRSDDAEHVVRGGHVLANVAPDTLARLLGEEPRRRPEGAQLKVNMVLSRLPKLRDPHVDPVEAFGGTFHVNETYTQLETAYREAAAGKIPTLPPCEIYCHSLTDPSILGPAERAAGAQTLTLFGLHMPARLFEGRNEEAREAALRATLASLNSVLAEPIEDCLLTAPDGKPCVEAKTPLDLEAELGLPAGHIFHRDLSWPFASDPAQAGKWGVETPHERVLLCGAGATRGGGVSGIPGHNAAMAVLGG, via the coding sequence ATGGATTCCTACGACGTCGTGGTCGTCGGCGGCGGTCACAACGGGCTGGTGGCGGCCGCGTACCTGGCGCGGGCGGGCCGGTCGGTGCTCGTGCTCGAACGGCGCGGGGAGACCGGTGGCGCCGCCGTGTCGTTCCGCGCGTTCGACGGCGTCGACGTCCGGCTGTCGCGCTACTCCTACCTGGTCAGCTTGCTGCCCCGGAAGATCGTGGCCGATCTCGGCCTCGACGTGCGGCTGCTGCGGCGCCGGATGTCGTCCTACACGCCCACGGGCGACTCGGGTCTCCTTGTCGACACGGGGGACGGCGGCCGGACGGCGGCGTCCTTCCGCGCGGTCACCGGGTCGGCGGCGGACTTCGCGGCGTGGCGCCGCTTTTCCCAGCTGACCGGGGGCGTCGCCGGACGCGTCTTCGGCACCCTCACCGAGCCACTGCTGTCCGAAGTGGACTTCCGCGACCGGGTCGGTGACGCCGAAGCGTGGTCCGTGTTGTTCGAGCGGCCGATCGGCGAGACGCTCACGTCGTGGTTCGGCGACGACACGGTCCGCGGCGTCGTGCTCACCGACGCGCTGATCGGCACGTTCGCCGCGGCGGGCGAGGGCGGCCTGCGCCAGAACCGGTGCCTGCTCTACCACGTGATCGGCAACGGCACCGGCGACTGGGACGTCCCGGTCGGCGGCATGGGCGCGGTCACCGGCTCGCTCGCGGCGGTGGCCGCCGCCGCGGGCGCGCGGCTGGTGACCGGGGCGGAGGTGCTCTCGCTCGACCCGGACGGCGAGGTGCGCTACCGCAGTGACGACGCCGAGCACGTCGTCCGCGGCGGGCACGTCCTGGCCAACGTCGCGCCGGACACGCTGGCGCGGCTGCTCGGCGAGGAGCCGCGCCGGCGGCCGGAAGGCGCGCAGCTGAAGGTGAACATGGTGCTGTCGCGGCTGCCGAAGCTGCGCGACCCGCACGTCGACCCGGTCGAGGCGTTCGGCGGCACGTTCCACGTCAACGAGACGTACACCCAGCTCGAAACGGCGTACCGCGAGGCGGCGGCGGGGAAGATCCCCACGCTGCCGCCGTGCGAGATCTACTGCCACTCGCTGACGGACCCGTCGATCCTCGGCCCGGCCGAACGCGCGGCCGGCGCGCAGACCCTGACGCTGTTCGGCCTGCACATGCCCGCCCGCCTCTTCGAGGGACGCAACGAAGAGGCGCGCGAAGCGGCGTTGCGTGCGACGCTGGCTTCGCTGAACAGCGTGCTGGCCGAACCGATCGAGGACTGCCTGCTGACCGCGCCGGACGGAAAACCCTGCGTGGAGGCGAAGACCCCGCTCGACCTGGAGGCCGAGCTGGGCCTGCCGGCCGGGCACATCTTCCACCGGGACCTGTCCTGGCCGTTCGCCTCGGATCCGGCGCAGGCGGGCAAGTGGGGCGTCGAGACACCGCACGAACGCGTCCTGCTCTGCGGCGCGGGCGCGACGAGGGGAGGTGGTGTCAGCGGCATCCCCGGCCACAACGCGGCGATGGCGGTACTGGGTGGGTGA
- a CDS encoding serine protein kinase RIO, which translates to MRQHDSEDFDLPDDRFARRARPGRRERFDEPEPVRRGRLTEGERVRLAKLRDDAYTENRLPDGADRWSTWDDAEHGPLPRPEWVVTELAAVDTDLGVLKTGKEADVHLLRRGLPGTPGTLLAAKRYRSDEHKLFHRDAGYLEGRRMRRSRENRAMAQRTAFGRNLVAEQWAVAEFAALSRLWTLGAPVPYPVQRTGTELLLEFLGEDDGTAAPRLAQVRPEPDELTDLWFQATAALELLASEGLAHGDLSAYNLLVHRGRLVVIDLPQVVDVVANPGGVEFLARDVRNLAGWFHGRGLGEHVTSTDELLAALVSAAGLG; encoded by the coding sequence GTGCGCCAGCACGATTCCGAAGACTTCGACCTTCCCGACGACCGCTTCGCCCGCCGCGCGCGGCCGGGCCGCCGCGAGCGGTTCGACGAACCCGAACCCGTCCGCCGCGGCCGGCTCACCGAAGGCGAGCGCGTCCGGCTCGCCAAGCTCCGCGACGACGCCTACACCGAAAACCGGCTGCCGGACGGCGCCGACCGCTGGTCCACCTGGGACGACGCCGAACACGGCCCGCTGCCCCGGCCCGAGTGGGTCGTCACCGAGCTCGCCGCCGTCGACACCGACCTCGGCGTCCTCAAGACCGGCAAGGAGGCCGACGTCCACCTGCTGCGGCGCGGGCTGCCCGGCACCCCCGGCACGCTGCTCGCCGCGAAGCGCTACCGCAGCGACGAACACAAGCTGTTCCACCGCGACGCGGGCTACCTCGAAGGGCGCCGGATGCGGCGGTCCCGGGAGAACCGGGCGATGGCGCAGCGCACCGCGTTCGGCCGCAACCTCGTCGCCGAACAGTGGGCCGTCGCGGAGTTCGCCGCGTTGAGTCGCTTGTGGACACTGGGCGCGCCGGTGCCGTACCCGGTGCAGCGCACCGGCACCGAACTGCTCCTCGAGTTCCTCGGCGAGGACGACGGGACGGCCGCGCCGCGCCTGGCCCAGGTCCGCCCGGAGCCGGACGAGCTGACGGACCTGTGGTTCCAGGCCACCGCGGCGCTCGAGCTGCTCGCGTCGGAAGGCCTCGCGCACGGCGACCTCTCGGCGTACAACCTGCTCGTGCACCGGGGCCGGCTGGTGGTGATCGACCTGCCGCAGGTGGTCGACGTCGTCGCCAACCCCGGCGGCGTCGAGTTCCTCGCGCGGGACGTGCGCAACCTCGCCGGCTGGTTCCACGGCCGGGGCCTCGGCGAGCACGTCACCAGCACCGATGAGCTGCTGGCGGCGCTCGTTTCCGCCGCCGGGCTCGGGTGA
- a CDS encoding DEAD/DEAH box helicase, with product MTVTFNSGHTSTSARADRPDRKPRQRPAGGDMLRDDAVETVATKTFAQLGLPEPLLRALAEAGIANPFPIQSATIPDALAGRDVLGRAQTGSGKTLAFGLAMLARLDGGKARPKRPRALILVPTRELAMQVADSLTPLAKSLGLWCRTAVGGMAFARQADALSRGVDLLIATPGRLSDHVRQGTAHLGDCNFIALDEADQMADMGFMPQVREILDLTPPGGQRLLFSATLDGDVNRLVRQYLTDPVTHSVAPSTASVDTMDHHVLQVSHQDKQDIITQIGAREGRTIMFVRTKHHVDRLTERLREQGVNAQALHGGKTQGQRNRVLADFKEGHAPVLVATDVAARGIHVDDISLVLHVDPAADHKDYLHRAGRTARAGASGVVVTLVTNDQRRMVKRMTDRAGVRAESTMVRPGDDALSRITGAREPSGEPVIERRRENPRRGGGGYGRGGDRGGYSRGGDRGGYRGGDRDRGGDRGSYTGGDRDRGGDRGGYAQGSREGRPAGFGGRGRQPRSGNGGGYGRPSRGPRRGYDS from the coding sequence GTGACAGTCACGTTCAATTCCGGCCACACCTCGACGTCCGCGCGCGCGGACCGTCCCGACCGCAAGCCGCGCCAGCGCCCGGCCGGCGGGGACATGCTGCGCGACGACGCGGTCGAGACCGTGGCCACCAAGACCTTCGCCCAGCTGGGCCTGCCGGAGCCGCTGCTTCGCGCGCTGGCCGAGGCGGGCATCGCCAACCCGTTCCCGATCCAGTCGGCGACCATCCCGGACGCCCTGGCCGGCCGCGACGTGCTGGGCCGCGCCCAGACCGGCTCGGGCAAGACCCTCGCCTTCGGCCTGGCCATGCTCGCCCGGCTCGACGGCGGCAAGGCCCGTCCGAAGCGCCCCCGCGCGCTGATCCTGGTGCCGACCCGCGAGCTGGCCATGCAGGTGGCCGACTCGCTGACCCCGCTCGCCAAGTCGCTCGGCCTGTGGTGCCGCACGGCCGTCGGCGGCATGGCCTTCGCCCGCCAGGCGGACGCGCTCTCCCGCGGCGTCGACCTGCTGATCGCCACCCCGGGGCGGCTGTCGGACCACGTCCGGCAGGGCACCGCGCACCTGGGCGACTGCAACTTCATCGCGCTCGACGAGGCCGACCAGATGGCGGACATGGGCTTCATGCCGCAGGTCCGCGAGATCCTCGACCTCACCCCGCCGGGTGGCCAGCGGCTGCTGTTCTCGGCGACGCTCGACGGTGACGTCAACCGCCTGGTCCGCCAGTACCTGACCGACCCGGTCACGCACTCGGTCGCGCCGTCGACCGCGAGCGTCGACACCATGGACCACCACGTGCTCCAGGTGTCGCACCAGGACAAGCAGGACATCATCACGCAGATCGGCGCCCGCGAGGGCCGCACGATCATGTTCGTGCGGACGAAGCACCACGTCGACCGCCTCACCGAGCGCCTGCGCGAGCAGGGCGTGAACGCGCAGGCGCTGCACGGCGGCAAGACGCAGGGGCAGCGCAACCGCGTCCTCGCCGACTTCAAGGAAGGCCACGCCCCGGTGCTGGTCGCCACGGACGTCGCCGCGCGCGGCATCCACGTCGACGACATCTCGCTGGTGCTGCACGTCGACCCGGCGGCCGACCACAAGGACTACCTGCACCGCGCGGGCCGCACGGCGCGCGCCGGCGCGTCCGGTGTCGTCGTCACGCTGGTCACCAACGACCAGCGCCGCATGGTCAAGCGGATGACCGACCGGGCCGGCGTGCGCGCCGAGTCCACGATGGTCCGTCCGGGTGACGACGCGCTGTCCCGCATCACCGGTGCCCGCGAGCCCAGTGGCGAACCGGTCATCGAGCGGCGGCGCGAGAACCCGCGTCGCGGCGGCGGTGGCTACGGCCGGGGTGGCGACCGCGGCGGCTACAGCCGGGGCGGCGACCGCGGCGGTTACCGCGGCGGCGACCGGGACCGCGGCGGTGACCGGGGCAGCTACACCGGCGGCGACCGCGACCGCGGTGGCGACCGTGGCGGGTACGCCCAGGGCTCCCGCGAGGGTCGTCCCGCCGGCTTCGGCGGCCGCGGCCGTCAGCCCCGCTCGGGCAACGGCGGTGGCTACGGCCGCCCGAGCCGTGGCCCGCGTCGCGGCTACGACAGCTGA
- a CDS encoding 8-amino-7-oxononanoate synthase, with translation MTTPPTLPPDEVFDWLDTEAEKRANAGLVRQLRPRPAKADELDLAGNDYLGLARDKRVAGAAAAAALRWGAGSTGSRLVTGSTELHTELELELARFCGAQAALVFSSGFTANLGAVTALSGAESAIVTDKYIHASLIEGCRLSRADVAAVAHATPSAIKNALATRRKPRALVVTDSVFSVDGDLAPLGELAGICRSHGAALVVDDAHGFGVLGEGGRGAVHAAGLSSAPDVVTTVTLSKSLGAQGGAVIGPRRVIKHLVDTARSFIFDTALAPASVAAALAALHALKEEPGLAGKVLENSGNLAMSLKAAGLKVSLPEAAVISVQAPSAETAVAWAAACAEQGIRVGCFRPPSVPDGISRLRLTARADLTESDVDRAAKVITATAPRGATV, from the coding sequence GTGACTACGCCGCCGACGCTCCCGCCTGATGAGGTTTTCGACTGGCTCGACACCGAGGCGGAGAAGCGGGCGAACGCGGGGCTCGTGCGGCAGCTGCGGCCGCGTCCCGCGAAGGCGGACGAGCTGGACCTGGCCGGTAACGACTACCTCGGGCTGGCCCGCGACAAGCGCGTCGCCGGGGCCGCCGCGGCCGCCGCGCTGCGCTGGGGCGCCGGTTCGACCGGGTCCCGGCTCGTCACCGGGTCGACCGAGCTGCACACCGAGCTGGAGCTGGAGCTCGCCCGGTTCTGCGGCGCGCAGGCGGCGCTGGTGTTCTCGTCCGGCTTCACCGCGAACCTCGGCGCGGTCACGGCGCTGTCGGGAGCCGAGTCCGCGATCGTCACCGACAAGTACATCCACGCGTCGCTGATCGAGGGCTGCCGCCTCTCGCGGGCCGACGTCGCCGCGGTAGCCCACGCGACGCCGTCCGCGATCAAGAACGCGCTGGCGACCCGGCGCAAGCCGCGGGCGCTGGTGGTCACCGACTCGGTGTTCTCGGTCGACGGTGACCTCGCCCCGCTCGGCGAGCTGGCCGGGATCTGCCGTTCGCACGGCGCGGCGCTGGTCGTGGACGACGCCCACGGCTTCGGCGTCCTGGGTGAAGGCGGCCGCGGCGCGGTCCACGCGGCCGGGCTGTCGAGCGCGCCCGACGTCGTCACGACGGTGACGCTGTCGAAGTCGCTCGGCGCCCAGGGCGGTGCGGTGATCGGGCCGCGTCGCGTGATCAAGCACCTGGTGGACACCGCGCGCAGCTTCATCTTCGACACCGCTCTGGCGCCCGCGAGCGTCGCGGCCGCGTTGGCCGCTTTGCACGCGCTCAAGGAAGAGCCAGGGCTGGCGGGCAAGGTGCTGGAGAACTCGGGCAACCTGGCGATGTCGCTGAAGGCGGCCGGGCTGAAGGTGAGCCTGCCGGAGGCGGCTGTGATCTCGGTACAGGCGCCGTCCGCGGAGACGGCCGTCGCTTGGGCGGCGGCGTGCGCGGAGCAGGGCATCCGGGTCGGGTGCTTCCGGCCGCCGTCGGTGCCGGACGGGATTTCGCGGCTCCGGCTGACCGCGCGAGCCGACCTCACGGAGTCCGATGTGGACCGTGCGGCGAAGGTGATCACGGCGACGGCGCCCCGGGGCGCGACGGTCTAG
- a CDS encoding NmrA family NAD(P)-binding protein: protein MIVITGATGALNGATVEHLLTRVPAEEIGVSVRDVAKARSFADRGVRVRPGSYEDPAALRESFEGADQVLLVSSNDPAADGVALHRTAIEAAVAAGARRILYTSHQNVRTDSSFAPARDHKATEEILAGSGVAWTSLRNGFYAHSLAWLLGPWRETGEIVAPEDGPVSWTHREDAAEAAAVILAGRTVDGPVTITTPTAVTFDDLAALAADRTGREVKRVVVDDERWVADRIAAGTPEPMARMLLTFFPAARRGDFAETGPRLSELLGREPRPVAAALAA from the coding sequence ATGATCGTGATCACCGGCGCGACCGGCGCCCTCAACGGAGCCACCGTCGAGCACCTGCTCACCCGCGTACCGGCCGAAGAGATCGGCGTCAGCGTGCGCGACGTCGCGAAGGCGCGGTCCTTCGCCGACCGCGGCGTGCGGGTGCGGCCCGGTTCCTACGAAGACCCCGCCGCCTTGCGCGAGTCGTTCGAGGGTGCCGACCAGGTGCTGCTCGTGTCGTCCAACGACCCGGCCGCCGACGGCGTCGCCCTGCACCGCACCGCGATCGAGGCGGCCGTCGCCGCGGGCGCCCGGCGGATCCTCTACACCAGCCACCAGAACGTGCGCACGGACAGCTCGTTCGCCCCGGCCCGGGACCACAAGGCCACCGAGGAGATCCTCGCCGGGTCCGGGGTCGCCTGGACGTCGTTGCGCAACGGGTTCTACGCCCACAGCCTCGCCTGGCTCCTTGGTCCGTGGCGGGAGACCGGCGAGATCGTCGCGCCCGAAGACGGCCCGGTTTCGTGGACCCACCGCGAGGACGCCGCCGAAGCAGCCGCGGTGATCCTCGCCGGGCGAACCGTCGACGGTCCCGTCACGATCACCACCCCCACGGCCGTCACCTTCGACGACCTCGCCGCGCTCGCCGCCGACCGCACCGGTCGCGAGGTCAAGCGGGTGGTCGTCGACGACGAGCGGTGGGTCGCCGACCGGATCGCGGCCGGCACACCCGAACCCATGGCCCGCATGCTGCTGACGTTCTTCCCCGCCGCGCGGCGGGGCGACTTCGCGGAAACCGGTCCCCGGCTGAGCGAACTCCTCGGACGGGAGCCGCGGCCGGTGGCGGCTGCGCTCGCGGCCTAG
- a CDS encoding TetR/AcrR family transcriptional regulator, with protein sequence MPGRPRDAGRDVAIFDATLALLIDVGYDRLSIEAVAAAAGVGKATIYRRYPGKAALVAAAVDHRAGATPPDPSAGDLRGALLETVSWLAREIAEQQVGLLGAVFAGMRGDPDLAAAMRRILHRDQAAMTRKPLRDGLLDSRGAALFAEIVPAMLVHRLVVAGEPGDEPFLEHLVDDILLPLLKEESPR encoded by the coding sequence GTGCCAGGAAGACCGCGAGACGCCGGCCGCGACGTCGCCATCTTCGACGCGACGCTGGCGCTGCTGATCGACGTCGGCTACGACCGGTTGTCGATCGAAGCCGTCGCGGCGGCGGCCGGGGTGGGGAAGGCGACGATCTACCGCCGCTACCCGGGCAAGGCCGCGCTGGTCGCCGCGGCCGTCGACCACCGCGCGGGCGCGACACCGCCCGATCCCTCGGCCGGCGACCTCCGCGGCGCGCTCCTCGAGACCGTGAGCTGGCTCGCGCGGGAGATCGCCGAGCAGCAAGTCGGGCTGCTCGGCGCGGTCTTCGCCGGGATGCGCGGCGATCCCGACCTCGCCGCGGCGATGCGGCGGATCCTGCACCGCGACCAGGCCGCGATGACCCGGAAGCCGCTGCGTGACGGACTCCTGGACTCGCGTGGCGCCGCGCTCTTCGCCGAGATCGTCCCGGCGATGCTCGTCCACCGGCTGGTCGTCGCCGGAGAGCCCGGCGACGAGCCCTTCCTCGAGCACCTCGTCGACGACATCCTGTTGCCCCTGCTGAAAGAGGAATCCCCGCGATGA
- a CDS encoding GNAT family N-acetyltransferase produces the protein MPTLHDATGPELTAAQLHDILRLRVDVFVVEQKAAYPELDGRDLLPGTRHLWFSDADGVTSYLRVLADPGGVRRIGRVVTAASARGQGLAARLMDAALAIPGEYVLDAQTYVQGFYARYGFVAEGAEYTDEDGIPHIRMRRLPR, from the coding sequence ATGCCGACCCTGCACGACGCGACCGGGCCCGAGCTGACGGCCGCCCAGCTGCACGACATCCTCCGCCTGCGCGTGGACGTGTTCGTGGTGGAGCAGAAAGCGGCCTACCCCGAACTCGACGGCCGTGACCTGCTTCCGGGCACGCGTCACCTGTGGTTCTCGGACGCCGACGGGGTCACGTCCTACCTGCGGGTGCTGGCCGACCCGGGTGGCGTCCGCCGCATCGGCCGCGTGGTGACCGCGGCGTCGGCTCGCGGCCAGGGCCTGGCGGCCCGCTTGATGGACGCGGCCCTCGCCATCCCCGGCGAGTACGTCCTGGACGCCCAGACGTACGTCCAAGGCTTCTACGCGCGCTACGGCTTCGTCGCGGAAGGCGCGGAGTACACGGACGAAGACGGAATCCCGCACATCCGCATGCGCCGCCTCCCCCGCTGA
- a CDS encoding S1 family peptidase: MSVKSRRSLLLASGALLAVAAVAVPVVVGTASADPASANQPRIVGGDKASLADHPYAVYLTDAGGNQFCGAVIVSSTAVVTAAHCAKAVAKQDVRVVAGREDKRTDEGDVLTVSKVWISKGYNDPTQGDDVAVMTVRGQFGYRPAKLPDSSDAASYREGTQATVLGWGRVADGGDRSDYLRSARVPVVSDSACRADYSVYDQKTMVCAGYAEGGVDACQGDSGGPLVVGDTLIGIVSFGDGCGKAGKPGVYTRVSTYTADIEAQANPRLFG, translated from the coding sequence ATGTCCGTGAAGTCCCGCCGATCCCTGCTGCTCGCGAGCGGCGCGCTCCTCGCGGTCGCCGCGGTGGCCGTCCCGGTGGTCGTCGGCACGGCGTCGGCGGACCCGGCGTCGGCCAACCAGCCGCGGATCGTGGGCGGCGACAAGGCTTCGCTCGCCGACCACCCGTACGCGGTGTACCTGACCGACGCGGGCGGCAACCAGTTCTGCGGCGCGGTGATCGTCAGCTCGACCGCGGTCGTGACGGCGGCGCACTGCGCGAAAGCGGTCGCGAAGCAGGACGTCCGCGTGGTGGCCGGCCGGGAGGACAAGCGCACCGACGAGGGTGACGTCCTGACCGTGTCGAAGGTCTGGATCAGCAAGGGCTACAACGATCCGACGCAGGGCGACGACGTCGCGGTCATGACCGTCCGCGGCCAGTTCGGCTACCGGCCCGCGAAGCTGCCGGACAGCAGTGACGCCGCTTCGTACCGCGAAGGCACCCAAGCGACGGTGCTCGGCTGGGGCCGTGTCGCCGACGGCGGCGACCGGTCCGACTACCTGCGCAGCGCCCGGGTCCCGGTGGTGTCGGACAGTGCCTGCCGCGCCGACTATTCCGTGTACGACCAGAAGACGATGGTCTGCGCGGGGTACGCCGAGGGCGGTGTCGACGCGTGCCAGGGCGACTCCGGCGGCCCGCTCGTCGTGGGCGACACGCTGATCGGCATCGTGTCCTTCGGCGACGGCTGCGGCAAGGCGGGCAAACCGGGCGTCTACACGCGCGTGTCGACGTACACGGCCGACATCGAGGCCCAGGCCAACCCGCGCCTCTTCGGCTGA
- a CDS encoding M15 family metallopeptidase, producing the protein MRRTATAACGAAMALTLAACSSEVPSTAQPAVTTPSSTAVAKRPPSVTSAPPATSSAPAVTWQVGAHPLPLGPGGFGEIEPTPPELVNRALPTKDLFPPPVDGRYHATATAVPADVLARSTWQPACPVAAGDLRYLTMSFWGFDGRAHTGEMLVNAKGAAGITKVFGQLFAAHFPLEEMRVTSPAELTAPPTGDGNSTSAFVCRPARGQTSWSAHAYGLAVDVNPFCNPYTQGALVLPELASAYLDRANRRPGMVLAGDATVRAFAAIGWSWGGAWTSPTDRMHFTATGH; encoded by the coding sequence ATGCGACGGACAGCGACGGCGGCGTGCGGGGCGGCCATGGCCCTCACGCTGGCCGCATGCTCGTCCGAGGTGCCCTCGACCGCTCAGCCGGCCGTCACGACGCCGTCCTCGACGGCCGTGGCCAAACGCCCGCCCTCGGTGACCTCGGCGCCCCCGGCGACGTCGAGCGCGCCCGCCGTCACCTGGCAGGTGGGTGCCCACCCGCTCCCCCTCGGCCCCGGCGGCTTCGGCGAGATCGAGCCGACGCCACCCGAACTGGTGAACCGGGCACTTCCGACAAAAGACCTCTTCCCGCCGCCGGTCGACGGCCGGTACCACGCGACCGCCACCGCCGTGCCCGCCGACGTCCTCGCGCGCAGCACCTGGCAGCCCGCCTGCCCGGTCGCGGCCGGCGACCTGCGGTACCTGACGATGTCCTTCTGGGGATTCGACGGCCGCGCGCACACCGGCGAGATGCTGGTCAACGCGAAGGGCGCCGCCGGGATCACCAAGGTGTTCGGACAGCTCTTCGCCGCGCACTTCCCGCTCGAGGAGATGCGGGTGACCAGCCCCGCCGAGCTGACCGCGCCGCCGACCGGCGACGGCAACAGCACCAGCGCGTTCGTCTGCCGCCCGGCGCGCGGGCAGACGAGCTGGTCGGCACACGCCTACGGGCTCGCGGTGGACGTCAACCCGTTCTGCAACCCCTACACCCAGGGCGCCCTGGTGCTCCCCGAGCTGGCCTCGGCCTACCTCGACCGCGCGAACCGGCGGCCGGGCATGGTCCTGGCCGGCGACGCGACCGTGCGCGCGTTCGCCGCGATCGGGTGGAGCTGGGGCGGCGCCTGGACCAGCCCGACGGACCGGATGCACTTCACCGCGACCGGCCACTGA
- a CDS encoding mycothione reductase, with amino-acid sequence MPHYDLVIVGTGSGNSIPGPGFAGKKTAIVEKGTFGGTCLNVGCIPTKMFVYAADVAYTPSRSAKYGVDEELKGVRWRDIRDRIFGRIDPIAAGGAEYRRSHEDNANVDVYEGTGRFTGHKELRVSFADGRADEVLTADNFVLAAGGRPVIPDVPGLSDVEYYTSDTVMRLDELPERIVILGGGYIAAEFAHVFASFGVRVTLVNRSGRLLRSEDEDVSERFTELASDRFDVRLDRKTVRARKTGTGVALDLEGPQGAETVEADLLLIATGRKPNSDLLDVAATGVTTMDSGHVVVDDYQETAVEGIYALGDLSSPHELKHVANHEARVVQHNLLHPDERITADHRFVPHAVFTHPQVASVGLTEQKARETGVSYVVSKQDYAGIAYGWAMEDTTGFAKLLADPATGKLLGAHIIGPQASSVIQPLIQAMSFGLDAHAMARGQYWIHPAMPELVENALLNLPLD; translated from the coding sequence GTGCCCCACTACGACCTGGTGATCGTCGGGACGGGATCGGGAAACTCCATCCCCGGCCCCGGTTTCGCCGGCAAGAAGACGGCGATCGTGGAGAAGGGCACCTTCGGCGGCACCTGCCTGAACGTCGGCTGCATCCCGACGAAGATGTTCGTGTACGCCGCCGATGTCGCGTACACGCCTTCGCGCAGCGCGAAGTACGGCGTCGACGAAGAACTGAAGGGCGTCCGCTGGCGCGACATCCGCGACCGCATCTTCGGCCGGATCGACCCGATCGCCGCGGGTGGCGCGGAGTACCGCCGCAGCCACGAGGACAACGCGAACGTCGACGTCTACGAGGGCACCGGCCGCTTCACCGGGCACAAGGAGCTGCGCGTCAGCTTCGCCGACGGCCGTGCCGACGAGGTGCTGACGGCGGACAACTTCGTGCTCGCTGCGGGCGGCCGCCCGGTCATCCCGGACGTCCCCGGCCTGAGCGACGTCGAGTACTACACGTCCGACACCGTGATGCGGCTCGACGAGCTGCCCGAGCGCATCGTGATCCTCGGCGGCGGGTACATCGCGGCCGAATTCGCGCACGTCTTCGCGTCCTTCGGCGTGCGGGTCACGCTGGTGAACCGCTCGGGACGGCTGCTGCGCTCCGAGGACGAGGACGTCAGCGAACGCTTCACCGAGCTGGCTTCGGACCGCTTCGACGTCCGCCTGGACCGGAAGACCGTGCGGGCGCGCAAGACCGGCACCGGCGTCGCGCTGGACCTCGAAGGGCCGCAGGGCGCCGAGACCGTCGAGGCCGACCTGCTGCTGATCGCCACCGGCCGGAAGCCGAACTCCGACCTGCTCGACGTCGCCGCCACCGGAGTGACCACAATGGACAGTGGGCACGTCGTGGTCGACGACTACCAGGAGACCGCCGTCGAGGGCATCTACGCGCTCGGCGACCTCTCCTCGCCACACGAGCTGAAGCACGTCGCGAACCACGAAGCCCGCGTGGTGCAGCACAACCTGCTGCACCCGGACGAGCGGATCACCGCCGACCACCGGTTCGTGCCGCACGCGGTGTTCACCCACCCGCAGGTCGCCTCGGTCGGGCTCACCGAGCAGAAGGCCCGCGAAACGGGAGTGTCCTATGTGGTCTCGAAGCAGGACTACGCCGGGATCGCGTACGGCTGGGCGATGGAGGACACGACGGGCTTCGCGAAGCTCCTCGCCGACCCGGCGACCGGCAAGCTGCTCGGCGCGCACATCATCGGGCCGCAGGCGTCGTCGGTGATCCAGCCGCTGATCCAGGCGATGAGCTTCGGCCTGGACGCGCACGCGATGGCGCGCGGACAGTACTGGATCCACCCGGCGATGCCGGAGCTGGTCGAGAACGCCCTGCTCAACCTGCCCCTGGACTGA